A stretch of DNA from Anopheles nili chromosome 2, idAnoNiliSN_F5_01, whole genome shotgun sequence:
GAGATGTTCCAGAAGCGAGCGGATATCGTGCAGTTGACGACGGGCTCGAAAGAGTTAGATAAGTTGCTTGGAGGCGGCATCGAAACCGGCAGCATCACGGAGCTATTTGGCGAGTTTCGCACCGGCAAAACGCAGCTGTGCCACACATTGGCCGTAACCTGCCAGCTACCGGTCAGCCAGAATGGTGGCGAGGGCAAATGCCTGTACATTGACACAGAAGGAACGTTCCGCCCTGAACGGTTGTTGGCCACAGCCGAACGGTATAAGATGGTGGGAGCCGACGTGCTGGATAACGTGGCGTACGCACGAGCCTACAATTCCGACCACCAGCTCCAGCTGCTCGTGACGGCTTCTGCCATGATGGTGGAAACGAGATACGCGCTCATCATCGTGGACAGTGCGACCAGTCTGTACCGGACGGATTACGTTGGGCGCGGTGAGCTTGCACCCCGGCAGGCCCATTTAGGCAAGTTCATGCGTATGCTGCTGCGGCTAGCCGATGAGTTTGGGGTCGCGGTGTTGATCACGAATCAGGTTATGGCCCAGGTGGATGGCGCGGCCATGTTCAATCCGGATCCGAAGAAACCGATTGGTGGCAACGTTTTAGCGCATGCATCGACTACGCGCCTCTACCTTCGGAAGGGCCGTGGGGAAGCGAGAATCTGTAAAATCTATGACTCGCCTTGTCTACCTGAGAGTGAGGCCACATTCGCGATCCAACCGGACGGGATAGGCGATGTAAAGGAGTGAATGCTCAAGAGGagaagtgtgttttttgctaatCAGTTATTAAAAATaagattttaaaaaaatgtataaagaGGCGTACTAAATCATTGAACCACTTAAAGATTCTGTGAAAGAAAGAACGTAAATGATAGGCTCAGTTTACAATACACGGGACATTTCCTGCTGTTTCTGGCCTCATACCAGGCCTACTTGGTTGTACACTTTCGAAAATGTCCTTCAATGAAATAGGAGCAGTCGGAGAGTGATAGAATATGGCCTCCGTTAGTTAAAAAAGCTACGTAAAAGGATTGTTGCTCATGTAAAATAGAACGAATAGATTATCCACCTCAATTTTAATATTGTTCAACTGGTGCACGGTTGTCATCCTATCCAGGATCAAAACGGAGAGTCCGTTTGGAAGTGGTTTTTAACTTGCTCGTCTTTATTACTAAATAGCGTTTATTGTATGGTTCCATAGAAAAAGTGTCCATTTTAGATATAGCATGTACCGATGCAAAGAAATTTAAGATTTAACACTACGACAACTACCGATATTGTATTACTGTgtatgattctttttttttttaagaaaatttgaaacaaatataacaaaaaccgaaaaaattGTGACATAAAAGATAAGACACACAGCTAAGATTAACTAATAGATGTCTTTCTACCACCACGTTACGAGTATGTATACGAATATGATTTCTATAACTAGCCTGTAAAATAAGCTCTTTTGCTCATTTGTAATGCAATTTAACCGTCGTAGTTGTGCAGTGCCCGGTGTAGATAATGAAATGTGTAATAGTAATGCAATTGCACGCTACAAAAATCCGCCCTATTGAAATGCATAATACGATTTGCATAAAAAGTAATATAACACAATGGCTCTTCTGAACTTTGAATCTCTTGAACGTTATGGACACTTGAGAGACGGGGCAATGGAAGGGGGAATCACATATAAATGCATATTTCGCTGGTATTCTTCTGAACTGAACTGAACTTGTActtgtgttttacttttcgaCGTTGCATTGGTTCTCCTCTACAACCCGTTTTCTATTGATACTTCCGCCAATGGACGGTTTTTTACTATTACTACTGTACCGCCAATGCGACGTACGCCTGTAAAATCCCTGCCGGCATCTTAATGCCTCCTTAACAGCTAGAGTGTTCGATTTAATAGTTCGTATGC
This window harbors:
- the LOC128730841 gene encoding DNA repair protein RAD51 homolog 1 isoform X1; its protein translation is MAQMEKSLQSVSTVEDEVGFGPILVGRLEGCGGITSGDIKKLAEAGLHTVESVLFTPKKQLIAIKGISEAKADVILREASKLIPLGFVTATEMFQKRADIVQLTTGSKELDKLLGGGIETGSITELFGEFRTGKTQLCHTLAVTCQLPVSQNGGEGKCLYIDTEGTFRPERLLATAERYKMVGADVLDNVAYARAYNSDHQLQLLVTASAMMVETRYALIIVDSATSLYRTDYVGRGELAPRQAHLGKFMRMLLRLADEFGVAVLITNQVMAQVDGAAMFNPDPKKPIGGNVLAHASTTRLYLRKGRGEARICKIYDSPCLPESEATFAIQPDGIGDVKE
- the LOC128730841 gene encoding DNA repair protein RAD51 homolog 1 isoform X2 yields the protein MAQMEKSLQSVSTVEDEVGFGPILGCGGITSGDIKKLAEAGLHTVESVLFTPKKQLIAIKGISEAKADVILREASKLIPLGFVTATEMFQKRADIVQLTTGSKELDKLLGGGIETGSITELFGEFRTGKTQLCHTLAVTCQLPVSQNGGEGKCLYIDTEGTFRPERLLATAERYKMVGADVLDNVAYARAYNSDHQLQLLVTASAMMVETRYALIIVDSATSLYRTDYVGRGELAPRQAHLGKFMRMLLRLADEFGVAVLITNQVMAQVDGAAMFNPDPKKPIGGNVLAHASTTRLYLRKGRGEARICKIYDSPCLPESEATFAIQPDGIGDVKE